The Acetomicrobium flavidum genome window below encodes:
- a CDS encoding ABC transporter permease, with product MRATWAQISKNLWLAGALLPLAAMIFGFELLPIMGMLIDSFRADDGNVWTLGQYITALKNPYYLVAIKNSLLISLLSSFIAIVAAAFVAYFITRLKPKSQEAVLTYVNLTANFAGVPLAFAYIIMLGNSGLFTILFQRWGLDIFSEFDLYSWSGLVLVYVYFQLPLAILLLYPIYFEIKEQWREAAHLLGASDMQFWLQVGLPVIMPGLVGTFSILFANAMGAYATAYALVGGNYNLLSVRIGALISGDVYARPHLASALAMLLALSLIAAMLTNEYMMRRVRRDLK from the coding sequence GTGAGGGCGACGTGGGCGCAGATCAGTAAAAACCTCTGGCTTGCAGGCGCGCTTCTTCCATTGGCAGCAATGATCTTCGGATTCGAGCTGCTGCCAATTATGGGGATGCTCATTGACAGCTTTAGGGCAGACGACGGTAATGTTTGGACTTTGGGACAATATATCACCGCCTTAAAAAATCCATACTATCTGGTCGCCATCAAAAACAGCCTGCTCATATCGCTTCTTTCAAGTTTCATTGCAATAGTCGCAGCAGCCTTCGTCGCTTATTTCATAACGCGCCTTAAGCCGAAATCCCAGGAGGCGGTATTGACTTACGTAAATCTCACGGCAAATTTCGCAGGCGTCCCACTTGCCTTTGCCTACATAATCATGCTCGGCAACAGCGGTCTTTTTACGATCCTATTCCAAAGGTGGGGGTTGGATATATTTTCGGAATTCGACCTCTACAGCTGGAGCGGCTTGGTCCTAGTTTACGTTTATTTTCAGCTGCCCTTAGCCATACTTCTGCTTTATCCGATCTACTTCGAGATAAAAGAGCAATGGCGGGAGGCCGCACATCTGCTTGGGGCTTCAGATATGCAGTTCTGGCTTCAGGTTGGCCTTCCCGTCATTATGCCGGGGCTTGTCGGGACCTTTAGCATCCTCTTTGCCAACGCCATGGGAGCCTATGCCACGGCCTACGCCTTGGTCGGAGGCAATTACAACCTCCTTTCCGTCAGGATTGGCGCGCTGATATCGGGAGATGTATACGCACGCCCTCATCTTGCAAGCGCGCTGGCCATGCTTCTCGCCTTGAGCCTCATCGCAGCCATGCTTACAAACGAATACATGATGAGGCGGGTCAGGAGGGATTTAAAATGA
- a CDS encoding UDP-2,3-diacylglucosamine diphosphatase, which translates to MKTFYRSVFISDTHLGSRWCQAQKLVSFLKNVRCERLYLVGDLLESKKAMKTSSWSSSQIEVFNQIHLKSLEGRVVYVPGNHDYCMRDFIGRQFGNLEVQPHAVHRTADGKRMLVLHGDQFDKAVSLSPWVTRLGDLAYNGALWLNLWVNKLRHWLGMSYWPISQFLKHEVKTFIQMLSAFEKLLQREAKRHRCDGVICGHIHRPAINHMGDVLYVNCGDWVESCSAVVEHEDGSFEILYRRDVKKPSFEAKAPFKVTYPAFSEPIPLGLVSMLAE; encoded by the coding sequence TTGAAAACCTTTTATCGTTCGGTATTTATTTCCGATACGCACCTGGGAAGCAGGTGGTGTCAGGCGCAAAAATTGGTTTCCTTTCTTAAAAATGTTAGGTGCGAGCGCCTTTACCTAGTTGGCGACCTTCTTGAAAGCAAAAAAGCAATGAAGACGTCTTCCTGGTCAAGCTCTCAAATCGAGGTTTTCAATCAAATACACTTGAAATCGCTTGAGGGACGTGTAGTTTACGTCCCAGGTAATCACGATTACTGCATGAGGGATTTCATAGGGCGTCAATTTGGCAACCTGGAAGTTCAGCCTCATGCAGTTCATAGGACCGCGGATGGTAAGCGCATGCTGGTCCTTCATGGCGACCAATTCGATAAAGCCGTGAGCTTAAGCCCCTGGGTTACCAGGCTGGGAGATTTGGCTTACAACGGAGCGCTTTGGCTTAATTTATGGGTAAATAAATTGCGCCATTGGCTTGGGATGAGCTATTGGCCAATCTCGCAGTTTTTGAAACACGAGGTAAAGACCTTCATACAGATGCTTTCGGCATTCGAAAAGCTGTTACAGAGGGAAGCTAAAAGGCACCGCTGTGACGGCGTAATTTGCGGTCATATCCATAGACCGGCCATCAACCATATGGGTGATGTGCTCTACGTAAATTGTGGCGACTGGGTAGAGAGCTGCTCTGCAGTAGTCGAACATGAAGACGGCAGCTTCGAGATCTTATATCGACGCGACGTCAAAAAGCCCTCATTTGAAGCAAAAGCTCCATTTAAGGTGACATATCCTGCCTTCAGCGAGCCTATCCCGCTGGGCCTCGTGTCCATGCTCGCAGAATAA
- a CDS encoding ABC transporter ATP-binding protein gives MSYLIIDKVTKKFDGMVVLDEISLAVERGELVTLLGPSGCGKSTLLRCIAGLNEVDGGRILLNDRDITYLAPRKRGVGMVFQSYALFPNMTVYENIAFGLKMQGLKGDRIAARVREMIDLVGLAGKEGSYPRELSGGQQQRVALARSMIVEPDVLLLDEPFNALDAKIRKTLQMELKNIQKKSGMTMIFVTHDQEEALTISDRIFVINEGRVAQSGKPLEIYSQPANEFVARFIGNFNVLKGEEFEQLVGEPLFTGKSLAIRPEVIKLSLNGENGKGHNGSWRIKGKVVGVFLKGNILRYRVRSKDSILDVDVLNNSMDCSINYDTWVDLVIPKDEVKVLNL, from the coding sequence ATGAGTTACCTCATTATAGATAAAGTTACAAAGAAATTCGACGGAATGGTAGTCTTGGACGAGATAAGCCTAGCCGTCGAAAGGGGAGAGCTGGTAACACTGCTGGGGCCTTCGGGCTGCGGCAAGAGCACGTTGCTTCGCTGCATCGCAGGGTTAAATGAGGTCGATGGCGGTCGCATACTTTTAAACGACAGGGATATCACCTACCTTGCACCGAGAAAGAGAGGAGTGGGAATGGTATTTCAGTCCTACGCCCTTTTTCCGAACATGACCGTCTATGAAAATATAGCATTTGGGCTAAAAATGCAGGGCCTTAAAGGCGACCGTATTGCAGCAAGAGTTAGGGAGATGATCGACCTCGTGGGGTTGGCCGGCAAAGAGGGATCTTATCCAAGAGAGCTTTCCGGCGGCCAGCAACAGAGGGTAGCCCTCGCTAGGTCAATGATCGTGGAGCCCGACGTGCTGCTTCTTGACGAGCCCTTCAACGCACTGGATGCCAAGATAAGAAAGACGCTCCAGATGGAGCTTAAAAATATACAGAAAAAATCCGGCATGACCATGATCTTTGTCACCCATGACCAGGAAGAGGCTTTGACGATTTCAGACAGGATATTCGTGATAAACGAAGGTAGGGTGGCGCAATCCGGCAAGCCTTTGGAGATATACAGCCAACCAGCAAACGAGTTCGTGGCGAGGTTCATAGGAAACTTCAACGTCCTTAAAGGGGAGGAATTTGAACAACTCGTAGGAGAACCCCTTTTCACCGGCAAGAGCTTAGCTATAAGGCCGGAGGTGATCAAGCTTTCCTTGAATGGCGAAAACGGAAAAGGCCATAATGGCTCCTGGAGAATTAAAGGCAAGGTCGTCGGCGTCTTTCTCAAAGGAAATATACTGCGCTATCGGGTTAGATCGAAAGATTCCATCCTAGACGTAGACGTCTTAAATAACAGCATGGACTGTAGTATAAATTACGATACATGGGTAGATCTTGTTATTCCAAAGGACGAAGTTAAGGTTCTTAACCTATAA
- a CDS encoding ABC transporter permease — translation MKEKKALHRFAIALMFLYLFMPLIATFLYSIATDWYDTVLPKGLTFSWYVKLFQDVRFVAALGRTLFACSVAVGLNIAVMVVSLFIVSLYLPKLERFLQAFVMLPYAIPGVIGAVGLIKVYSSGPLAISGTVWLLIGAYFVVILPYTYQGTRNSMRTVDLPQLVSAAELLGASKPKAFFKVVLPNILPGVMVSALLSFSVLFGEFVLTNLLVGGYYETVQIYLMRRMRESGHLSSAVVISYYLFVFCLSWIALKLGQNFKNGNFDNLRGKKYELPHYR, via the coding sequence ATGAAGGAAAAGAAAGCACTTCATCGCTTCGCCATAGCTTTGATGTTTCTATATTTGTTCATGCCTTTGATAGCAACCTTCCTATATTCGATTGCCACCGACTGGTACGATACCGTCCTGCCCAAGGGGTTGACTTTCTCTTGGTATGTGAAACTCTTCCAGGATGTACGTTTCGTAGCGGCTTTGGGGCGAACGCTCTTTGCCTGCTCCGTCGCGGTAGGTTTAAACATTGCCGTGATGGTCGTATCTCTTTTCATCGTCTCTCTTTATCTTCCAAAGTTAGAGCGATTCCTTCAGGCTTTCGTCATGCTTCCCTACGCCATACCTGGAGTAATTGGTGCCGTAGGGCTGATCAAGGTCTATTCCTCCGGACCTTTGGCAATTTCCGGGACAGTCTGGTTATTGATAGGAGCCTACTTCGTCGTCATACTTCCCTATACATATCAGGGGACGAGAAACAGCATGAGGACGGTAGACCTTCCTCAACTCGTCAGCGCAGCCGAGCTTTTGGGGGCTTCCAAGCCTAAAGCCTTCTTTAAGGTTGTACTGCCAAATATACTTCCAGGGGTCATGGTATCCGCCCTCCTTTCTTTCTCCGTGCTTTTCGGCGAGTTCGTTTTGACAAACCTCTTGGTAGGCGGATACTACGAAACCGTCCAGATATACCTGATGAGGCGAATGAGGGAAAGCGGCCATCTGTCCAGTGCCGTCGTGATAAGCTACTACCTTTTCGTCTTCTGCCTTTCATGGATTGCGTTAAAGTTGGGCCAAAACTTCAAAAACGGCAATTTTGATAACTTAAGGGGGAAGAAATATGAGTTACCTCATTATAGATAA
- a CDS encoding DMT family transporter: MKDVAGHYKGYKGAAFVLLSAFLFGLIPILALFVYKSRVSVMSLHFVRFTIASVALCFLLYMQRGKAALQVGKRNLLKLFVLGGIMFTLTSFGYFSSIKYIPASVAALIFYSYPALVSVGSSFVNKERLSRPIILSIIISFLGLVFLSGKTAISVSMKGVLLAGLAALSYTSYILYGNFIIRDIPYQVTVAYVCLFSAVSFLILGIGTHNLTLPGACSAWMLLCVIAFVSLFGFLSFFLGVMLTSPSIAAILSMAEPLVTVILSLLIFKESLSVAQCFGGLLVLIGSFLALKASASR, from the coding sequence ATGAAAGACGTGGCAGGACACTATAAAGGCTACAAAGGTGCCGCCTTCGTCTTGTTATCCGCCTTCTTGTTCGGGCTTATCCCTATCCTTGCCCTCTTTGTCTATAAAAGTCGCGTCAGCGTTATGTCCCTTCACTTTGTGCGATTCACGATCGCATCTGTTGCGCTTTGCTTCTTGCTTTATATGCAAAGAGGAAAAGCAGCTCTGCAGGTGGGCAAAAGAAATTTACTTAAGTTATTTGTTCTTGGCGGCATCATGTTTACCCTAACGAGCTTTGGCTACTTCTCAAGCATTAAATATATACCGGCCTCGGTGGCAGCCCTCATCTTTTATTCGTATCCCGCTTTGGTGTCCGTCGGATCGTCCTTTGTCAACAAGGAACGTCTTTCGAGGCCTATTATCCTATCAATAATAATTTCCTTCCTTGGTCTTGTTTTTCTTTCCGGAAAGACTGCCATTTCCGTCAGCATGAAGGGCGTCTTGCTCGCCGGCTTGGCAGCTTTATCATATACATCTTATATCCTTTACGGAAATTTCATAATCAGGGATATCCCGTACCAGGTGACTGTGGCTTATGTCTGCCTGTTTTCTGCAGTGTCGTTCCTCATCCTCGGAATAGGTACACATAACTTGACCCTTCCGGGTGCTTGCTCTGCATGGATGTTGCTCTGCGTGATAGCCTTCGTCTCCCTTTTTGGCTTTCTATCCTTTTTCCTCGGGGTCATGCTGACCTCCCCGTCGATAGCTGCCATCTTAAGCATGGCAGAACCTCTCGTGACCGTCATCCTCTCGCTTTTAATATTCAAAGAAAGCTTAAGTGTGGCCCAATGTTTCGGAGGGCTTCTCGTGCTTATCGGGTCATTTCTGGCCCTAAAAGCCTCGGCCTCGCGGTAA
- a CDS encoding ABC transporter substrate-binding protein translates to MRKAVTARRILLSMIVCMILAILVMPARANAQQLSLKEIEERARKEGMIVSVGMPDAWANWKDTWRDLEVKYGLKHIDTDMSSAEEIAKFDAEKNNPTADIGDVGMAFGPVAVERKVTQPYKTSYWKEIPDWAKDKDGHWIVGYLGTMAVITDKSQVKNPPRSFEDIKRGDYKVAIGDVTKAAQAQMAVLATAIALGGDESNIKPAIDFFASLAKEGRLLLTDVLPANFEKGEIPVGFLWDFNALGYRDQIDPNRFEVNIPKEGSVASGYATIINKYAPHPFAAMLTREYILSDAGQINLAKGYARPIRSSVKLPEEVAKKMIPMEQYAKARPIKDFKAWEKTAKMLPQIWQEQVLVYLR, encoded by the coding sequence GTGAGAAAAGCAGTTACGGCAAGAAGGATTTTACTAAGCATGATCGTTTGTATGATATTGGCCATTCTAGTCATGCCTGCCAGAGCAAATGCCCAGCAGCTTAGCCTGAAGGAAATAGAGGAGCGCGCAAGGAAGGAAGGCATGATCGTAAGCGTTGGCATGCCCGATGCATGGGCTAACTGGAAGGATACGTGGCGCGATCTGGAGGTTAAATACGGCCTGAAGCATATCGACACCGACATGTCGAGCGCCGAGGAAATAGCCAAGTTCGATGCGGAAAAGAATAACCCTACAGCTGACATAGGAGACGTGGGCATGGCCTTTGGGCCGGTTGCAGTCGAGCGGAAAGTTACGCAACCTTACAAGACATCTTACTGGAAGGAAATACCAGATTGGGCCAAGGACAAAGATGGACACTGGATCGTGGGATATCTCGGTACTATGGCCGTCATCACGGACAAGTCCCAGGTTAAAAATCCCCCCAGGTCTTTCGAGGACATTAAAAGGGGAGATTACAAAGTCGCCATCGGAGATGTAACCAAGGCTGCCCAGGCTCAGATGGCGGTGCTTGCCACTGCGATTGCCCTTGGCGGAGATGAGAGCAATATTAAACCTGCAATAGACTTTTTTGCGTCGCTTGCCAAAGAGGGAAGGTTATTGCTTACCGACGTATTGCCGGCCAATTTCGAAAAGGGAGAGATACCCGTGGGATTTCTGTGGGACTTCAACGCCTTGGGTTATAGGGACCAAATAGACCCCAATCGGTTTGAGGTCAACATCCCCAAAGAAGGAAGCGTAGCGAGCGGTTACGCCACTATAATCAACAAATACGCCCCCCATCCTTTCGCAGCCATGCTCACCAGGGAATACATCTTAAGCGATGCCGGGCAGATCAACCTTGCAAAGGGCTACGCACGTCCGATAAGAAGCAGTGTAAAGCTTCCCGAGGAAGTGGCAAAAAAGATGATTCCCATGGAACAGTACGCAAAAGCGAGGCCTATTAAAGACTTCAAGGCATGGGAAAAGACGGCGAAGATGCTGCCTCAAATCTGGCAGGAACAAGTGTTGGTGTATCTTAGATAG
- a CDS encoding ImmA/IrrE family metallo-endopeptidase, translating into MPTGAIVNVFERYGRREKSMLRLDSSERAWLEKLAHSWGVKLIFREYLGADMFARVTITSDGEAWVEMLQSFDPEDYYRRWGNRDIAPAELFRFLLLHEIAHLKLGHDRESIPKDIRTKEDWQKLILEREARADQWAKRRLRDPWPK; encoded by the coding sequence GTGCCGACGGGAGCGATCGTAAATGTCTTTGAGCGATACGGCAGGCGAGAGAAAAGCATGCTAAGGCTGGATTCGAGTGAAAGGGCCTGGCTTGAAAAACTTGCTCATAGCTGGGGGGTAAAGCTCATCTTTAGGGAATACCTTGGCGCCGATATGTTCGCGCGGGTCACCATAACTTCAGACGGCGAAGCTTGGGTGGAGATGCTTCAAAGTTTCGATCCCGAAGATTACTACAGACGTTGGGGAAACCGCGACATCGCGCCGGCTGAGCTTTTCAGGTTCCTGCTTCTTCATGAGATAGCTCATTTAAAGCTGGGACATGACAGAGAAAGTATCCCTAAGGACATACGTACCAAGGAAGATTGGCAAAAGCTCATTCTGGAACGCGAAGCAAGAGCCGACCAGTGGGCAAAAAGGCGCCTCAGAGATCCCTGGCCTAAATAA
- a CDS encoding glycyl radical protein produces the protein MSISERTERIRQEYLNNKPSISCLRAEIWTKSHKETEGEPICIRRAKAFAEACDQLPALIFPDELIVGTAGEFRRTAILTPEFSWMWVDKEMDAFDKRPQDPYVITEEQRNFLREEVWPYWKGNSLEEAFLKRVPGETAKLLVDTGILDNDSKWRQAVGEITPDYQDVLFPKGFRKIREEAKVRRETLKADSISNIEKIEFYESVIIACDGIMRLAKRYSDAAKSLAACEKDEGRKEELLAIARICSRVPADPPRTFHEACQFVWFVQLGGIISENPLALNLGRFDQYMHPFYEADVKAGRLDRKKAQELVECLWLKLSEWVWTISSNTANYFAGYNQFQNLTVGGRKRDGSDGTNELSYICLKATESVKTHQPGLSVRIHPDCPDEFLMAVAELVSKGLGFPAIHSDRAGYEMLLQMGYDPEDARDWSNCGCVVPHFRKTGEWTSAVNVNFGAALEYALNQGRSRLSGKLMGLPEKPIEEFAHFEEVKEAFFRQLSNLIEHAVIGTVVAQKIHMEMVPRPFLSACVDGCLKKGADLSKGGANYNMGPVLTGIGLGVVANSLAAIKKLVFEDKITSLGELNLALDKNWEGFEELRKQALGVPKYGNDDDYVDSLAREISDFYFKETRKYKDVFGSPFNTAFMGISNYVPTGKIVGALPCGRRAREPLSEGVSPFAGSDVSTPLAVMRSAAKVNHDLHSGGTLLNLRLNKSLVDTPRGRRNLAAMIQAYFSLGAFHVQFNTVSTEVLRKAQAHPEQYRDLLVRVAGYSTQFVNLSREMQDAIIARTEHGSY, from the coding sequence GTGAGCATAAGCGAAAGAACGGAAAGGATTCGGCAGGAGTATTTGAACAATAAGCCGTCCATCAGCTGCCTCAGAGCTGAAATTTGGACAAAGTCCCACAAGGAGACGGAAGGAGAGCCCATCTGCATCCGTCGGGCGAAGGCCTTCGCAGAGGCCTGCGATCAACTTCCTGCGTTGATTTTCCCTGACGAGCTCATAGTTGGAACGGCGGGAGAATTTCGCCGTACCGCCATCTTGACACCCGAGTTTTCCTGGATGTGGGTGGATAAAGAGATGGACGCCTTCGATAAACGACCCCAAGACCCTTACGTCATCACGGAAGAGCAGCGCAATTTTTTGCGGGAAGAAGTTTGGCCCTACTGGAAGGGAAATTCCCTGGAAGAAGCCTTTCTCAAGCGGGTTCCCGGGGAAACGGCAAAACTTTTAGTCGACACGGGAATTCTCGATAACGATTCAAAGTGGAGACAAGCCGTGGGCGAAATTACCCCTGACTACCAGGATGTCCTCTTCCCCAAGGGATTTAGAAAAATTCGGGAGGAGGCGAAAGTTAGGCGTGAGACTCTCAAGGCAGATTCGATTTCAAACATCGAAAAGATCGAATTTTACGAATCGGTAATCATTGCATGTGATGGAATTATGCGCCTGGCAAAGCGCTATTCGGATGCGGCCAAATCGCTTGCCGCCTGCGAGAAAGACGAGGGGCGAAAAGAAGAACTCCTTGCCATTGCTCGCATATGCAGTCGCGTTCCCGCCGATCCGCCTCGCACGTTTCATGAAGCGTGTCAGTTCGTGTGGTTTGTTCAGCTGGGCGGCATCATCTCGGAAAATCCCCTTGCCCTAAACCTCGGGCGCTTCGACCAATATATGCATCCCTTCTATGAAGCCGATGTAAAGGCTGGCCGTTTGGATCGCAAAAAGGCACAAGAGCTCGTGGAATGCCTCTGGCTTAAGCTTTCAGAGTGGGTGTGGACCATCTCCTCTAACACGGCCAATTACTTTGCCGGATATAACCAGTTTCAAAATCTAACCGTGGGTGGCCGAAAACGAGACGGAAGCGACGGCACCAATGAGTTATCTTATATTTGCCTGAAGGCCACGGAGAGCGTCAAGACCCATCAGCCGGGCTTGAGCGTACGAATTCATCCCGATTGCCCAGATGAATTCCTCATGGCCGTGGCCGAACTCGTGAGCAAGGGGTTGGGGTTTCCCGCCATCCATAGCGACAGAGCAGGATATGAGATGTTGTTGCAGATGGGGTACGATCCTGAAGATGCAAGGGATTGGAGCAATTGTGGTTGTGTCGTTCCCCATTTCAGAAAGACGGGAGAATGGACTTCCGCCGTTAACGTCAACTTTGGAGCAGCCTTAGAGTATGCATTAAATCAAGGGAGGAGTCGTCTGTCGGGCAAGCTTATGGGGTTACCGGAAAAACCTATAGAGGAGTTTGCCCATTTTGAGGAAGTGAAGGAAGCCTTTTTTAGACAACTTTCTAATTTAATAGAACATGCCGTGATAGGAACGGTCGTAGCCCAAAAAATTCATATGGAAATGGTCCCGCGCCCCTTTTTGTCAGCCTGCGTAGATGGATGTCTGAAAAAGGGAGCAGATCTCAGTAAGGGTGGGGCAAATTATAACATGGGGCCCGTGCTTACCGGGATCGGCCTTGGGGTAGTGGCCAATTCTCTGGCCGCAATAAAGAAACTTGTCTTTGAGGACAAAATTACATCTCTGGGAGAGCTCAACCTTGCCCTAGATAAAAATTGGGAGGGTTTCGAAGAATTGCGCAAGCAGGCTCTTGGCGTCCCTAAGTATGGAAATGACGATGATTATGTCGATTCTTTGGCTAGGGAAATTTCTGACTTTTATTTTAAAGAGACGCGAAAATACAAAGACGTCTTTGGTTCGCCCTTCAATACTGCCTTTATGGGCATATCAAACTACGTTCCCACAGGAAAAATTGTGGGGGCCCTTCCATGCGGCAGAAGGGCAAGGGAGCCTCTTTCGGAAGGGGTCTCTCCTTTTGCGGGAAGCGATGTGTCCACGCCCCTTGCAGTTATGCGCTCTGCTGCAAAAGTGAACCACGATCTTCATAGCGGCGGAACCCTTCTTAACCTCAGGCTTAATAAATCGTTGGTCGATACCCCAAGGGGACGCAGAAATTTAGCGGCCATGATCCAGGCATACTTTTCCCTCGGTGCTTTTCACGTTCAGTTTAACACCGTCTCCACGGAGGTGTTGAGGAAGGCACAGGCTCATCCGGAACAGTATCGGGATCTTCTCGTTCGAGTGGCAGGGTACAGCACCCAGTTTGTCAATCTCTCTCGAGAGATGCAGGATGCCATCATAGCCCGAACGGAGCATGGCTCCTATTAA
- a CDS encoding alkaline phosphatase family protein, which produces MNKVILVIIDGLRCDVAFKEMRYMVRLSREGLAARFTLKAEMPSLSKPLYETLLTGIPPYISGVTSNEFKGRSTQKSIFHLTKEKGLINAAAAYYWISELYNCYPFDPPLHREQEKEDMPIQFGRFYFEDDYPDSHLFVDGEILRRKYKPDFLLIHPMGVDYFGHLYGGSSREYAKKTSETDGLLSKYIPLWLDDGYQVIVTADHGMDDFGNHGGESSEERDVPLFLVGDRFTSVCYEPPSQLGIAPLICRLLKINPSKAMNSITSPATMG; this is translated from the coding sequence ATGAATAAGGTAATTCTCGTAATAATAGACGGACTCAGGTGCGATGTGGCCTTTAAGGAAATGCGCTATATGGTCCGTTTGAGCAGGGAAGGCTTGGCAGCCAGATTTACCCTAAAGGCTGAAATGCCAAGCCTTTCCAAACCCTTATACGAGACGCTGCTTACGGGGATTCCTCCTTATATAAGCGGCGTGACCTCTAACGAATTTAAAGGAAGGTCGACTCAAAAAAGCATATTTCATCTGACTAAAGAAAAAGGGCTCATCAACGCGGCAGCGGCTTATTACTGGATCAGCGAGCTTTACAACTGCTATCCCTTCGATCCGCCGCTTCACCGCGAACAGGAGAAGGAAGATATGCCAATTCAATTCGGGAGGTTCTACTTTGAGGACGACTATCCCGATTCCCACCTCTTTGTCGATGGTGAAATACTTCGAAGAAAGTATAAGCCCGACTTTTTGCTGATACATCCCATGGGGGTCGATTACTTCGGGCATCTCTACGGAGGTTCATCAAGAGAGTATGCCAAAAAGACGTCGGAAACGGATGGGCTTTTAAGCAAGTACATTCCCTTATGGCTGGACGACGGCTATCAGGTGATCGTGACGGCCGATCACGGGATGGATGACTTCGGGAACCACGGAGGAGAAAGCAGCGAGGAGCGGGACGTGCCTCTTTTTCTCGTTGGCGACCGATTTACGTCGGTATGCTACGAACCTCCTTCGCAGCTTGGGATAGCGCCCTTGATCTGCAGGCTGCTTAAGATAAATCCGAGTAAGGCGATGAACTCTATCACTTCGCCGGCAACCATGGGGTGA
- a CDS encoding helix-turn-helix domain-containing protein: protein MENMQLILASNLRRIREERRLSLDKVSELTGVSKSMLGQIERGESNPTLQTVWKIANGLRVSLTDLTEVPRSETVVISKEDISPIISDNGLFRVYPVFPFDGETRSEILAIVLEKGAYSCSEAHNAKTLEYVLVFEGEVTIMAGSEEYVLKAGEAIKFRADCTHSYHNSGDGVARFCNVMFYPE from the coding sequence ATGGAAAATATGCAACTGATTTTGGCTTCTAATCTCCGAAGGATTAGAGAGGAGCGCAGGCTCAGCCTCGATAAGGTATCGGAACTGACAGGCGTGAGCAAGAGCATGTTGGGCCAGATCGAGCGCGGAGAATCAAACCCCACTCTCCAGACAGTTTGGAAAATAGCAAATGGACTGCGAGTATCGCTCACGGATCTTACCGAGGTTCCTAGGTCAGAAACGGTGGTCATCTCAAAAGAGGATATTTCTCCCATCATCAGCGATAACGGACTATTTCGGGTATATCCCGTTTTTCCTTTTGATGGGGAGACTAGATCTGAGATTTTGGCCATTGTCCTCGAGAAAGGAGCTTATTCTTGCTCCGAGGCCCACAACGCGAAAACTTTAGAATACGTTCTGGTCTTTGAGGGAGAGGTAACTATTATGGCAGGATCAGAAGAGTATGTCCTCAAAGCGGGGGAGGCCATCAAGTTCCGCGCGGATTGCACTCATTCCTACCATAATTCAGGTGATGGCGTAGCGCGATTTTGCAACGTGATGTTTTACCCGGAATAG
- a CDS encoding glycyl-radical enzyme activating protein translates to MKDKEICVSQILHFTMNDGEGIRSTVFLSGCPLRCLWCCNPETWTPVPKESMLPSGKREMMGRFMTVEEIARELKRYFIFYRASGGGVTWSGGEPFFFPESLRLLVNALSRFGISQAVETSCFFNLEEVADIVAKLDFIFADIKHMDCLEHKRLTGVENSVILDNIRRIGATGIETVIRVPLIKDVNDSEENIRRTARFVYQHMTWKKMEMLPYHNLGTFKYSLLGLEEFRHDFKAPSKEHIRRLEEIIAEEGVEVVRFK, encoded by the coding sequence ATGAAAGACAAAGAAATCTGCGTATCGCAGATACTTCATTTTACCATGAACGATGGAGAGGGCATCCGCTCCACGGTTTTCCTGAGCGGATGTCCTTTGCGGTGCCTTTGGTGTTGCAATCCCGAGACATGGACACCAGTTCCCAAGGAAAGCATGCTGCCTTCAGGGAAGCGCGAGATGATGGGTCGTTTTATGACGGTGGAAGAAATTGCTCGAGAACTTAAGCGCTATTTTATTTTCTATAGAGCTTCAGGCGGGGGCGTTACGTGGTCTGGGGGTGAACCGTTCTTTTTCCCCGAGTCGTTGCGCCTCTTAGTAAACGCCCTTTCACGCTTCGGCATTTCCCAGGCGGTAGAGACTTCCTGCTTTTTCAATTTGGAAGAGGTGGCAGATATAGTGGCAAAGCTGGACTTTATATTTGCTGACATTAAGCATATGGACTGCCTTGAACATAAGCGGCTTACGGGAGTGGAAAACAGCGTTATTCTCGACAATATCAGGCGCATTGGCGCTACGGGGATTGAGACGGTCATCCGCGTTCCCCTTATCAAAGACGTCAACGATAGCGAGGAAAATATAAGGCGCACTGCACGGTTTGTTTACCAACACATGACATGGAAGAAAATGGAGATGCTGCCGTACCATAATCTCGGGACGTTTAAGTATAGCTTGCTTGGGCTTGAGGAGTTTCGACATGATTTCAAGGCACCCTCTAAAGAGCATATACGCAGACTCGAAGAGATCATTGCCGAAGAAGGAGTGGAGGTTGTCCGCTTTAAATAA